In a genomic window of Kiloniellales bacterium:
- a CDS encoding AMP-binding protein: MFWDRGRAVSQGRLFADASCLAGALPERPYVLNLCDRRHGFLAGTLAAILRGQTVVLPNDRSRRFADELERALPGLYAIGDAAWGDHPFEPLDVTPSLGQGGPLAELLHADARRGSLMVFTSGSTGKPQPHLKSLGMLRFVARALVDRFELGGGTVVATVPSQHMYGLETSIALPLWSTIAVHAGRPFYPADVARALDEVPGPRILVTTPIHMRALLASEVRLPPLHMTISATAPLSREMAAQFEQRFDTRIHEIFGFSEAGTVATRRTVEETAWLACDGLTFREDAGICRVHGAQFPAPVPLNDMVDLLAPNRFLLRRRTSDNVNVAGKRTSLAGLNAVLNAIDGVVDGTFYLEDEGEAARPARLIAFVVAPEARSKDIREALRKALDPVFVPRRIYRVPGLPRNDNGKLTQAALVDLAARVAGAA; the protein is encoded by the coding sequence GTGTTCTGGGACCGGGGGCGCGCGGTTTCCCAGGGCAGGCTCTTCGCGGACGCCTCCTGTCTCGCGGGAGCCCTGCCCGAGCGGCCTTACGTCCTGAACCTCTGCGATCGGCGTCACGGTTTCCTGGCCGGGACCCTGGCGGCCATCCTGCGGGGACAAACGGTCGTTCTGCCGAACGACCGGTCGCGCCGTTTCGCCGATGAGCTCGAGCGGGCGTTGCCCGGGCTCTACGCGATCGGCGATGCCGCGTGGGGCGATCATCCGTTCGAGCCCCTGGATGTGACGCCGAGCCTCGGCCAAGGCGGTCCGCTTGCCGAACTGCTCCATGCCGACGCGCGGCGCGGTAGTCTCATGGTCTTCACCTCGGGCAGTACCGGCAAGCCCCAGCCGCACCTCAAGTCCCTGGGCATGCTGCGCTTCGTCGCCCGTGCGCTGGTCGACCGCTTCGAGCTCGGCGGCGGCACGGTGGTCGCCACGGTGCCGTCGCAGCATATGTACGGTCTGGAAACCTCGATCGCCCTGCCCTTGTGGAGCACGATCGCGGTCCATGCGGGGCGTCCCTTCTACCCGGCCGACGTTGCGCGTGCCCTCGATGAAGTCCCGGGCCCACGCATCCTGGTCACGACTCCGATCCATATGCGGGCCTTGCTCGCCAGCGAAGTCCGCCTGCCGCCCCTGCACATGACGATCTCGGCGACGGCGCCGCTCAGCCGTGAGATGGCGGCGCAATTCGAGCAGCGATTCGACACGCGGATCCATGAGATCTTCGGGTTCTCTGAAGCCGGGACCGTGGCGACCCGCCGGACTGTCGAAGAGACCGCCTGGCTGGCCTGCGACGGGCTGACATTCCGCGAAGATGCTGGGATCTGCCGAGTCCATGGGGCGCAGTTTCCCGCGCCGGTACCCCTCAACGACATGGTCGATCTCCTGGCTCCCAACCGCTTCCTGTTGCGCAGGCGGACATCCGACAACGTCAACGTGGCCGGAAAGCGGACCTCACTGGCAGGCCTCAACGCCGTGCTCAACGCGATCGATGGCGTGGTGGACGGCACCTTCTACCTGGAGGACGAAGGGGAAGCGGCGCGGCCGGCGCGCCTGATCGCGTTCGTCGTCGCGCCGGAGGCCAGGTCCAAGGACATTCGAGAGGCGCTCAGAAAGGCGCTCGACCCGGTCTTCGTGCCGCGCCGGATCTATCGGGTGCCGGGACTGCCCAGGAACGACAACGGCAAGCTGACACAGGCCGCCCTGGTCGACCTCGCGGCAAGGGTCGCGGGGGCCGCCTGA
- a CDS encoding NAD(P)/FAD-dependent oxidoreductase, with amino-acid sequence MTITDAQTEHRGNGPLPAASSSCDVLVIGGGPAGSTAAALLAEKGWSVTVLEKDRHPRFHIGESLVPMNLPILRRLGVIDEIEAQAMFKPGVEFCGRHHTGPGTTFYFDRAGDGMDSYAYQVRRSDFDEILLRNCVAQGAEVVEGVKVTSVEFGEDESSLVRTRDESGVDREWRARFLVDASGRNAFLSTRLGLKRKNPQHNSAAVFGHFENVERRTGRDEGNISLYWFDHGWIWMIPLRDGAMSVGAVCWPDYLKQRKGSVEEFLWETIQLCPGVHERMNNARLLGEATATGNYSYESERMWGPGYVLLGDAFAFLDPVFSTGVYLAMNSAEKGSAAVDACLRSGKTEEAPLAALETEVRRGLRRLSWFVYRFTTPAIHDMFLSPRNEFGMVRAVIAMLAGRVFGPRIDVLPLFMFKASYYLTVALNWSRSRALSRRRRDNLRLTVPDNTGPGRVET; translated from the coding sequence GTGACCATTACAGACGCGCAAACGGAACACCGTGGCAACGGGCCTTTACCGGCGGCGTCCTCGTCCTGCGATGTGCTGGTGATCGGCGGCGGGCCGGCCGGCTCGACAGCGGCCGCGCTGCTCGCCGAGAAGGGCTGGTCGGTGACGGTCCTGGAAAAGGATCGCCATCCCCGGTTCCATATCGGCGAGTCCCTGGTACCGATGAACCTGCCGATTCTGCGCCGCCTGGGGGTGATCGACGAGATCGAGGCCCAGGCCATGTTCAAGCCCGGAGTCGAGTTCTGTGGCCGCCACCACACCGGTCCCGGTACCACCTTCTACTTCGACCGCGCGGGTGACGGCATGGATTCATATGCCTATCAGGTGCGCCGCTCCGACTTCGACGAGATCCTGCTGCGCAACTGCGTGGCGCAGGGCGCTGAGGTGGTCGAAGGCGTCAAGGTGACGTCGGTCGAGTTCGGCGAAGACGAGAGCTCCCTGGTGCGGACCCGCGACGAGTCCGGCGTCGATCGTGAGTGGCGCGCTCGCTTTCTGGTCGACGCGTCCGGCCGAAACGCCTTCCTGTCCACCCGGCTCGGCCTGAAGAGGAAGAACCCGCAGCACAATTCGGCCGCAGTGTTCGGGCATTTCGAGAACGTGGAGCGCAGGACCGGACGGGACGAGGGCAACATCAGCCTCTATTGGTTCGACCACGGCTGGATCTGGATGATACCGCTGCGCGACGGCGCGATGAGCGTGGGCGCGGTCTGCTGGCCCGACTATCTGAAGCAGCGCAAGGGCAGCGTCGAGGAGTTTCTCTGGGAGACGATTCAGCTCTGCCCCGGCGTGCACGAGCGCATGAACAACGCGAGGCTCCTGGGCGAGGCCACCGCGACCGGCAACTATTCTTACGAGTCCGAGCGCATGTGGGGCCCGGGCTACGTTCTGCTGGGTGACGCTTTCGCCTTTCTCGACCCGGTCTTCTCGACCGGCGTCTACCTGGCCATGAATTCTGCCGAGAAGGGCAGCGCGGCCGTGGACGCCTGCCTGCGCAGCGGAAAGACCGAAGAGGCGCCGCTCGCTGCCCTCGAAACCGAGGTCAGGCGTGGTCTGCGTCGCCTGTCGTGGTTCGTCTATCGCTTCACCACGCCGGCGATCCACGACATGTTCCTGTCGCCACGCAACGAGTTCGGCATGGTACGGGCGGTCATCGCGATGCTCGCGGGCCGGGTCTTCGGCCCACGCATCGACGTCCTGCCGCTTTTCATGTTCAAGGCCTCCTACTACCTGACCGTGGCACTGAACTGGAGCCGGTCCCGCGCACTGTCCCGGCGAAGGCGGGACAACCTTCGCCTGACGGTGCCGGACAACACGGGTCCCGGCCGGGTCGAGACCTGA
- a CDS encoding CocE/NonD family hydrolase, which produces MKQVGQFPRRVREIENAWIPMPDGCRLAARIWLPADAEHDPVPGILEYIPYRKRDGTADRDELTHPYFAGHGYACVRVDMRGNGESDGLMWDEYLEQEQDDALEVIAWIAAQPWCSGAVGMIGISWGGFNGLQVAARRPPGLKAVVTLCSTDDRYADDIHYKGGCLLNENLGWASTMFSYSSRPPDPALVGPSWREVWLERLEKQPLLVANWLRHQRRDDFWKHGSVCEDFQAIEAAVFAVGGWGDAYSNAVPRLLTGLRAPRLGLTGPWVHKYPHFAVPAPAIGFLQECLRWWDHWLKGAATGIMDEPLYRAYLQESLPPRTFYRERPGRWIAETEWPSPRIETRRLHPARDGLRDEAPAEAAITLASPQTTGLAGGEFCAIWLGPEAPGDQRFDDAGSLVFDTDPLEARVEIFGAPRLSLELSADRPCAFVVARLCDVAPDGASSRISYGALNLTHREGHERPAALVPGERLRVVLQLDDIAHAFPPGHRIRLALSTCYWPLFWPSPEAATLTLFAGASALDLPVRPARDESLRPFSEPEGAPPRARETLREPSNSRVVEQDQATGETWVRINDDFGRYRDKTHGLATGSIARECFRILPDDPLSARAETHWTQTLDREAWSVRTETRTTMTADKNHFFVAARLEAYENDTLVLSRDWDEKIPRDFV; this is translated from the coding sequence TTGAAGCAGGTCGGGCAGTTTCCGCGGCGGGTCAGGGAGATCGAGAACGCCTGGATTCCCATGCCGGACGGCTGCCGGCTGGCGGCGCGGATCTGGCTGCCGGCCGACGCCGAGCACGACCCGGTGCCCGGCATCCTTGAGTACATCCCCTATCGCAAGCGCGACGGCACGGCCGACCGCGACGAGCTGACTCACCCCTACTTCGCCGGCCACGGCTACGCTTGCGTCCGGGTCGACATGCGCGGCAACGGCGAGTCCGACGGGCTGATGTGGGACGAGTACCTCGAACAGGAGCAGGACGACGCCCTCGAGGTGATCGCCTGGATCGCGGCCCAGCCCTGGTGCAGCGGCGCCGTTGGCATGATCGGCATCTCCTGGGGCGGGTTCAACGGGCTCCAGGTCGCCGCGCGCCGACCGCCTGGCTTGAAGGCCGTCGTCACGCTCTGCTCGACCGACGACCGCTACGCCGACGATATCCACTATAAGGGCGGCTGCCTCCTCAACGAGAACCTGGGCTGGGCCTCGACCATGTTCTCCTACTCGTCGCGTCCGCCCGACCCGGCCCTGGTCGGCCCTTCGTGGCGAGAGGTCTGGCTGGAGCGCCTGGAGAAACAGCCGCTCCTGGTGGCCAACTGGCTGCGGCATCAACGGCGCGACGACTTCTGGAAGCACGGCTCGGTCTGTGAGGACTTCCAGGCGATCGAGGCCGCGGTCTTCGCCGTCGGCGGCTGGGGCGACGCCTACTCCAACGCCGTCCCGCGGCTGCTGACCGGCCTCCGGGCGCCCCGGCTCGGCCTGACCGGGCCCTGGGTCCACAAGTACCCGCACTTCGCCGTGCCGGCGCCGGCGATCGGCTTCTTGCAGGAGTGCCTGCGCTGGTGGGATCACTGGCTGAAGGGCGCGGCAACGGGCATCATGGACGAGCCGCTCTACCGCGCCTACCTCCAGGAGAGCCTGCCGCCAAGGACCTTCTACCGGGAGCGGCCCGGGCGCTGGATCGCCGAAACCGAGTGGCCTTCGCCGCGCATCGAGACGCGGCGCCTGCATCCGGCCCGCGACGGCCTGCGGGACGAGGCGCCCGCCGAGGCCGCCATCACCCTGGCCTCGCCCCAGACGACCGGCCTGGCGGGCGGCGAGTTCTGCGCGATCTGGCTCGGCCCCGAGGCGCCCGGCGACCAGCGCTTCGACGACGCCGGCTCGCTGGTGTTTGACACCGACCCCCTCGAGGCGCGCGTGGAGATATTCGGCGCGCCCCGGCTCTCGCTCGAGCTCAGCGCCGATCGGCCCTGCGCCTTCGTGGTCGCGCGGCTGTGCGACGTCGCGCCGGACGGGGCCTCGAGCCGGATCTCCTATGGCGCCCTCAACCTGACCCACCGGGAGGGCCACGAGCGCCCGGCGGCGCTGGTGCCCGGGGAACGCCTGCGCGTGGTGCTGCAGCTCGATGACATCGCCCACGCGTTCCCGCCGGGACACCGCATCCGCCTGGCGCTCTCGACCTGCTACTGGCCGCTGTTCTGGCCCTCGCCCGAGGCCGCGACCCTGACGCTGTTCGCCGGAGCCTCGGCGCTCGACCTGCCGGTCCGGCCGGCGCGGGACGAGTCGCTGCGGCCCTTCAGCGAGCCCGAGGGCGCACCGCCGCGGGCCCGCGAGACCCTCCGGGAGCCGTCCAACAGCCGCGTGGTCGAGCAGGACCAGGCGACCGGCGAGACCTGGGTCAGGATCAACGACGACTTCGGCCGCTACCGCGACAAGACGCACGGGCTGGCGACCGGCAGCATCGCCCGCGAGTGCTTCCGTATCCTGCCCGACGACCCGCTGAGCGCGCGGGCCGAGACCCACTGGACCCAGACCCTCGACCGGGAAGCCTGGTCGGTGCGCACCGAGACCCGCACGACCATGACGGCGGACAAGAATCACTTCTTCGTCGCCGCCCGGCTCGAAGCCTACGAGAACGACACCCTGGTCCTCAGCCGGGACTGGGACGAGAAGATCCCCCGCGACTTCGTTTGA
- a CDS encoding phosphopantetheine-binding protein, with protein sequence MSSLTAMEQEVAALIVEALNLEVSPQDIAPEDPLFYEGLGLDSIDALELALEISRKYGFELKAEDEENKKIFATLRNLTAHVESNRAK encoded by the coding sequence TTGTCTAGCCTGACGGCTATGGAACAGGAGGTCGCGGCCCTCATCGTCGAGGCCCTCAATCTGGAGGTTTCGCCGCAAGATATTGCGCCGGAAGACCCGCTCTTCTATGAGGGTCTCGGCCTCGATTCCATCGATGCCCTGGAACTGGCGCTGGAGATCTCACGCAAGTACGGCTTCGAACTGAAAGCCGAGGACGAAGAGAACAAGAAGATCTTCGCGACCCTGCGCAACCTGACCGCGCATGTCGAGAGCAACAGGGCGAAGTAG
- a CDS encoding Ldh family oxidoreductase, with the protein MTEVRLSVPALEDLGVRILTRHGVSAANAAAVTRALVAAEIDGKKGHGASRLPSYAAQAASGKVDGGAVPTCARVGAAGLRIDAGHGFAYPALELAIEELGALAPRSAVAAAAVTRSHHFGQAGYHVEALAGKGLIGLVFGNSPKAIAPWGGRDGIFGTNPIAFAAPRTGAAPLVIDLSMSKVARGKIMVAAKEGKPIPEGWALDAEGRPTTDAEAAMAGTMVPLGEAKGAALAVMVEVLAAALTGANLGFEASSFFSAEGPPPGVGQFLLAFDPAAFSGGGFAERLETLLAAMLAQDGVRLPGSRRLEARARAEREGLALPAGLHRELQALAGES; encoded by the coding sequence GTGACCGAGGTCCGGCTCTCGGTCCCGGCGCTGGAGGACCTGGGCGTCCGGATTCTGACCCGCCACGGCGTCTCGGCGGCCAATGCCGCGGCCGTGACGCGCGCCCTGGTCGCTGCCGAGATCGACGGCAAGAAGGGCCACGGCGCCTCGCGCCTGCCGTCCTATGCCGCTCAGGCGGCCTCGGGCAAGGTCGACGGCGGTGCGGTGCCGACCTGCGCGCGGGTCGGCGCGGCGGGCCTGCGGATCGACGCCGGCCACGGCTTCGCCTATCCCGCCCTCGAGTTGGCGATCGAGGAGCTCGGCGCGCTCGCCCCGCGCTCGGCGGTCGCCGCGGCGGCGGTCACCCGCTCGCACCATTTCGGCCAGGCCGGCTATCACGTCGAGGCGCTGGCCGGGAAGGGCCTGATCGGGCTCGTGTTCGGCAATTCGCCCAAGGCGATCGCGCCCTGGGGCGGCCGTGACGGCATCTTCGGCACCAATCCCATCGCCTTCGCCGCGCCCAGGACCGGCGCCGCGCCGCTGGTCATCGATCTCAGCATGAGCAAGGTCGCGCGCGGTAAGATCATGGTGGCGGCCAAGGAAGGCAAGCCGATCCCCGAGGGCTGGGCGCTCGATGCAGAAGGCCGGCCGACGACCGACGCCGAGGCGGCCATGGCGGGCACCATGGTGCCCCTGGGCGAGGCCAAGGGCGCGGCGCTGGCCGTCATGGTCGAGGTCCTGGCGGCGGCGCTTACCGGCGCGAACCTGGGCTTCGAGGCCTCGTCATTCTTCTCCGCCGAGGGACCGCCGCCCGGGGTCGGCCAGTTCCTGCTGGCCTTCGATCCCGCCGCCTTCTCAGGAGGCGGCTTCGCCGAACGCCTGGAGACCCTGCTCGCCGCAATGCTCGCCCAGGACGGCGTGCGCCTGCCCGGCAGCCGCCGGCTCGAGGCCCGGGCCCGGGCCGAACGGGAGGGGCTCGCCCTGCCGGCGGGGCTGCACCGGGAGCTGCAGGCGCTGGCCGGCGAGTCCTGA
- a CDS encoding M81 family metallopeptidase yields the protein MRVAIAGFQHETNTFGPKKAAFADFVKADAWPPLLRGPEVIEKMVGMNLPAVGFTEAAMSAGVELAPLLWCSAEPSAHVTEDAFERIAAMICEGLLDSVPVDAVYLDLHGAMVTEHLQDGEGEILRRVRDIVGRDLPVIVSLDLHANVTVSMVRHATALVIFRTYPHIDMAATGARAFEKLSLALDGRLGASAFRKVPYLVPLTSQYTGAEPARSLYGRLPELAGDGVATVDFAFGFPAADIAECGPAVVAYGEDQGAVDAAAEAMMEALTEAEARFENDLLEPREGARRAMAAPRGRGPVVLADAQDNPGAGASSDTVGMIEALIAEKARGAVVGVVDDPEVAAQAHAAGEGAEIEAALGGKSGQDGQAPLEATFRVEKLTDGRFECTGEMYRGAHAALGPMALLRVVEEGCDIRILVGSERFQCLDQAVFRHLGVEPQEQALLVVKSSVHFRADFEPIASQVLVVEAPGAHPCRLEGLDYQRLRPGVRLGPCGPEFQP from the coding sequence ATGCGCGTTGCCATCGCCGGATTTCAGCACGAGACCAATACCTTCGGGCCCAAGAAGGCGGCCTTCGCCGACTTCGTGAAGGCGGACGCCTGGCCGCCCCTGCTGCGCGGCCCGGAGGTGATCGAGAAGATGGTCGGCATGAACCTGCCCGCGGTCGGCTTCACCGAGGCGGCAATGAGTGCGGGCGTCGAGCTCGCGCCGCTGCTCTGGTGCTCCGCCGAACCCTCGGCGCACGTGACCGAAGACGCCTTCGAGCGGATCGCCGCCATGATCTGCGAGGGCCTGCTGGACAGCGTGCCGGTCGACGCGGTCTACCTCGACCTGCACGGCGCCATGGTGACCGAACACCTGCAGGACGGCGAGGGGGAGATCCTGCGCCGGGTGCGGGACATCGTGGGCCGCGACCTGCCGGTGATCGTCAGCCTCGACCTGCACGCCAACGTCACGGTCAGCATGGTCCGCCATGCGACCGCGCTGGTGATCTTCCGGACCTATCCGCATATCGACATGGCGGCGACCGGCGCGCGGGCCTTCGAGAAGCTGTCGCTCGCGCTCGACGGTCGGCTTGGCGCCTCGGCCTTCCGCAAGGTGCCCTATCTCGTGCCGCTGACCAGCCAGTACACCGGGGCAGAACCGGCCCGCTCGCTCTACGGGCGGCTTCCGGAGCTCGCCGGCGACGGGGTCGCCACGGTCGACTTCGCCTTTGGTTTCCCGGCGGCCGACATCGCCGAGTGCGGCCCAGCCGTGGTGGCTTACGGGGAAGACCAGGGCGCGGTGGACGCCGCCGCCGAGGCCATGATGGAGGCCCTGACGGAAGCCGAGGCCCGCTTCGAGAACGATCTCCTGGAGCCGCGCGAGGGCGCGCGCCGGGCCATGGCGGCACCGCGCGGCCGGGGCCCGGTAGTGCTCGCCGACGCGCAGGACAATCCCGGCGCCGGCGCCAGCTCCGACACGGTGGGCATGATCGAGGCGCTCATTGCCGAGAAGGCCCGGGGCGCCGTGGTCGGGGTGGTCGACGATCCGGAGGTCGCCGCCCAGGCCCACGCCGCCGGCGAGGGCGCGGAGATCGAGGCGGCGCTCGGCGGCAAGTCCGGCCAGGACGGCCAGGCCCCGCTCGAGGCCACCTTCCGGGTGGAGAAGCTGACCGACGGCCGCTTCGAGTGCACCGGCGAGATGTACCGCGGCGCCCACGCCGCGCTCGGCCCCATGGCGCTGCTGAGGGTCGTGGAGGAGGGCTGCGACATCCGCATCCTGGTCGGCAGCGAGCGGTTCCAGTGCCTCGACCAGGCCGTGTTCCGCCATCTCGGCGTAGAGCCCCAAGAGCAGGCCCTGCTGGTGGTCAAGAGCTCGGTGCACTTCCGCGCCGATTTCGAGCCGATCGCCAGCCAGGTCCTGGTCGTCGAGGCGCCGGGCGCCCATCCCTGCCGCCTGGAGGGCCTCGACTACCAGCGCCTGCGTCCCGGCGTCCGCCTCGGGCCCTGCGGGCCGGAATTCCAGCCCTAG
- a CDS encoding NAD(P)-dependent oxidoreductase, which yields MPEIVITEFMDRAAVDTLASDFSLHYDPKLATSRAALKEAAGPARALIVRNRTQVDAALLSAAPRLEAVGRLGVGLDNIDVAACAARGIAVCPATGANAAAVAEYVIAAALLLLRGAFGATPAVVAGDWPREASVGREAAGKALGLVGFGAIGQEVARRARALGMTVLACDPQLAPGDPAWSLAEAASLETLLARSDAVSLHVPLTAATRGLIGAAQIERMKPSAVLINTARGGIVDEAALVSALRAGRLAAAALDVFEAEPLDGETGGRFAAVPNLLLTPHIAGLTEESNARVARLVADKVRAVLEPKP from the coding sequence GTGCCCGAGATCGTGATCACCGAGTTCATGGACCGCGCCGCCGTCGATACCCTGGCCAGCGATTTCTCGCTGCACTACGACCCGAAACTGGCGACGAGCCGGGCGGCGCTGAAGGAGGCGGCCGGTCCGGCCCGGGCGTTGATCGTGCGCAACCGGACGCAGGTCGACGCCGCGCTGCTGTCGGCCGCGCCCCGGCTGGAGGCGGTCGGCCGCCTCGGCGTCGGCCTCGACAACATCGACGTGGCGGCCTGTGCGGCGCGGGGCATCGCGGTCTGCCCGGCGACCGGGGCGAACGCCGCGGCCGTCGCCGAGTATGTGATCGCCGCCGCCCTGCTGCTGCTGCGCGGCGCTTTCGGGGCGACGCCGGCGGTGGTCGCCGGCGACTGGCCTCGGGAAGCCTCGGTCGGCCGCGAGGCGGCCGGCAAGGCCCTCGGATTGGTCGGCTTCGGCGCAATCGGCCAGGAGGTCGCCCGGCGCGCCAGAGCCCTGGGCATGACGGTGCTCGCTTGCGACCCGCAGCTGGCGCCTGGGGATCCGGCATGGTCCCTGGCGGAGGCGGCGTCCCTCGAGACGCTGCTCGCGCGCAGCGACGCGGTATCGCTTCACGTCCCGCTGACCGCGGCGACCCGTGGATTGATCGGGGCCGCCCAGATCGAGCGGATGAAGCCCTCGGCCGTGCTGATCAACACGGCGCGCGGTGGGATCGTCGACGAGGCGGCCCTGGTCTCGGCGCTCCGGGCCGGACGGCTCGCGGCCGCGGCCCTCGACGTCTTCGAGGCCGAGCCGCTCGATGGCGAGACCGGGGGCCGCTTCGCGGCGGTGCCGAACCTGCTGCTAACCCCGCATATTGCCGGACTGACCGAAGAGTCGAACGCGCGGGTCGCGCGCCTGGTCGCCGACAAGGTCCGGGCGGTGCTGGAGCCGAAACCGTGA
- a CDS encoding MMPL family transporter — translation MNLVRVFRLGCLFALLAASAALVFNVAELRSDLSFVVPRNPSPDVSLLAERLQRGPSSGLILVAIDGPPGEALAQASGDLAAALRQSGVFHLVANGQFKSHQRELAFLHEHRYLLNPAIEPGDFTVETLRAGLQSTLSTLATAYGPLAKRYLPSDPTGRVQQVAGYWTAGVGQGRSAGVWLSEDGRRAFLLLWSKGEGFDLDQQEAILGLIRNAFAKINAAGTLDLILSGPSVFAAAARETIKQDMHDLSSLSIALVMALLFLAFRSPTVVAVLVLPLGFGVCAGALAVQFAFGEIHGIAMAFGATLIGVAVDYPIHVVSHSGVAGSPVRVWRTLRLGVLTTMAAFLPFSLSSFPGLGQIGLFAVVGLPVAALVTRFLLPSVLPGDPMPGPGPSWRRMIAASPGLSRLRIPLALVAVLGVCLVWVRDQSIWESDLRNLSPAAAALRTLDRDLRREIGAADVRFLMVLRGGSQEALLRRSEAMMPALDRLRDQGRLLGFDLLARYLPSSASQAQRREALPAVPELRSALQEATQGLPFRENLFEPFIEDVARASAAPTLTLEDYRAAGLGWRVDPLIFRQGGTWVAMIVPTGVRDPADLAEFVTAQSRGDLALLDLKAGSEALVADYREEAFLWLGLGFLVAIGVLVLGQRSTLGVVRVLLPVCIAVTLTTCTLVLTGISLSLFHLLSMLLVLGVGLDYALFFDRNTEDDESRARTLRANVLCGATSFSVFAILATSEVPALRGIGVTVALGALFSLITAVIYANRARV, via the coding sequence ATGAATTTGGTGCGGGTCTTCAGGCTCGGGTGCCTCTTCGCCCTGCTTGCCGCCAGCGCCGCGCTGGTCTTCAACGTCGCCGAATTGCGCAGCGATCTCAGCTTCGTGGTCCCGCGCAACCCCTCCCCCGATGTCTCGCTTCTGGCCGAGAGATTGCAGCGCGGACCCTCGTCGGGCCTGATCCTTGTTGCCATCGACGGCCCCCCGGGCGAGGCCCTGGCGCAAGCGAGCGGAGATCTGGCGGCGGCCTTGAGGCAGAGCGGCGTCTTTCACCTTGTCGCGAACGGCCAGTTCAAATCCCACCAGCGTGAACTCGCATTTCTTCACGAGCACCGCTATCTCCTCAATCCGGCGATCGAACCCGGCGACTTCACGGTCGAGACTCTGCGCGCCGGGCTGCAGTCGACCCTCTCTACCTTGGCTACGGCCTATGGGCCACTGGCGAAGCGCTACCTGCCGAGCGACCCGACGGGCCGCGTGCAGCAAGTGGCAGGCTACTGGACCGCGGGCGTAGGACAGGGGCGCAGTGCCGGCGTCTGGCTCTCGGAAGACGGGCGCCGGGCCTTCCTTCTGCTCTGGTCGAAGGGCGAGGGCTTCGACCTGGACCAACAAGAGGCCATCTTGGGCCTAATCAGGAACGCCTTCGCGAAGATCAACGCGGCCGGGACGCTCGATCTCATTCTTTCCGGGCCGAGCGTCTTCGCCGCGGCCGCCAGGGAAACCATCAAGCAGGACATGCACGACCTCTCCAGCCTTTCCATAGCTCTGGTTATGGCGCTCTTGTTCCTGGCATTCCGTTCTCCCACGGTGGTCGCGGTCCTGGTCCTGCCGCTCGGCTTCGGGGTCTGCGCCGGCGCACTTGCCGTGCAGTTCGCCTTCGGCGAAATCCACGGCATCGCCATGGCTTTCGGCGCGACCCTGATTGGCGTGGCGGTCGACTACCCGATTCACGTCGTCAGCCACAGCGGCGTTGCGGGTTCACCGGTCCGGGTCTGGCGCACCCTGCGATTGGGCGTTCTCACCACGATGGCGGCCTTCCTACCGTTCTCCCTTTCCAGCTTCCCCGGGCTCGGTCAGATCGGACTCTTCGCTGTGGTTGGACTGCCGGTTGCGGCGCTGGTTACGCGCTTTCTCCTGCCCTCGGTCCTGCCCGGGGATCCCATGCCCGGCCCGGGGCCTTCGTGGCGCCGGATGATCGCCGCTTCTCCCGGATTGTCGCGCTTGCGCATTCCGCTCGCCCTTGTCGCCGTCTTGGGAGTCTGCCTCGTCTGGGTGCGCGATCAGAGCATTTGGGAGAGCGATTTGCGCAACCTCAGCCCGGCGGCTGCGGCCCTGCGGACTCTCGACCGGGATCTCCGGCGGGAGATCGGCGCCGCCGACGTGCGCTTTCTGATGGTTCTGCGGGGCGGGTCGCAGGAAGCGCTCCTGCGCCGCTCGGAGGCGATGATGCCGGCCCTCGATCGTTTGCGCGACCAGGGCCGGCTCTTGGGCTTCGACCTTCTGGCGCGCTACCTGCCCAGTTCGGCCAGCCAGGCGCAGCGCCGCGAAGCCTTGCCTGCGGTCCCGGAGCTTCGTTCCGCGTTGCAGGAGGCGACCCAGGGCCTGCCGTTTCGCGAGAATCTCTTTGAGCCCTTCATCGAAGACGTCGCGCGAGCGTCCGCGGCGCCCACGCTAACTCTGGAGGATTATCGGGCCGCCGGCCTGGGTTGGCGGGTCGATCCGCTGATTTTTCGCCAGGGCGGAACCTGGGTCGCGATGATCGTCCCGACCGGGGTGCGCGACCCTGCCGATCTCGCCGAATTCGTGACGGCGCAGAGCCGCGGAGACCTCGCGCTTCTCGATCTGAAGGCGGGATCGGAGGCTCTGGTGGCGGACTATCGCGAGGAAGCTTTTCTCTGGCTCGGTCTCGGCTTCCTCGTCGCCATCGGGGTCCTGGTTCTCGGTCAGAGATCAACCCTCGGCGTGGTCCGGGTGCTGCTTCCGGTCTGCATTGCCGTCACGCTCACCACCTGTACCCTGGTGCTGACCGGCATCTCGCTGTCGCTCTTCCACCTGCTCTCCATGCTGCTGGTGCTCGGCGTCGGGCTGGACTACGCTCTCTTCTTCGATCGAAACACCGAGGATGACGAGTCCCGAGCCCGAACCCTGCGCGCCAACGTCTTGTGCGGCGCGACCTCGTTCAGCGTCTTCGCCATACTCGCCACCTCCGAAGTTCCGGCCTTGCGGGGCATCGGTGTCACGGTGGCTCTCGGAGCGCTATTCTCCCTGATAACAGCAGTCATCTACGCGAACCGAGCCAGGGTATAA